A genomic window from Salvia miltiorrhiza cultivar Shanhuang (shh) chromosome 5, IMPLAD_Smil_shh, whole genome shotgun sequence includes:
- the LOC130987032 gene encoding universal stress protein PHOS34-like, which yields MQPDSDLPPLAAIKVRSSSPRFPPPTTPLSTETPTANAQRKIGIAVDLSDESAFAVKWAVHHYIRPGDAVILVHVRPTSVLYGADWGSVDLSIVDTENEESQRKLEDDFDTFTTTKASDLSQPLLDAQIPFKIHIVKDHDMKERLCLEVERLGLSALIMGSRGFGATKRGSDGRLGSVSDYCVRHCVCPVVVVRYPDEKDNAGGGEEPVVSVASAAEDEDEPEYHDASDGRKDS from the exons ATGCAGCCGGACTCCGACTTGCCTCCGCTCGCCGCCATCAAGGTCCGCTCCTCCTCTCCGCGCTTCCCTCCCCCAACCACCCCTCTCTCCACCGAAACCCCTACCGCCAACGCTCAGCGCAAGATCGGCATAGCCGTCGATCTCAGCGACGAGTCTGCCTTCGCCGTGAAGTGGGCCGTCCACCACTACATCCGCCCCGGGGACGCCGTCATTCTGGTCCACGTCCGCCCCACCTCCGTCCTCTACGGGGCCGATTGGGGCTCCGTCGACCTCTCCATCGTCGACACCGAGAACGAGGAGTCGCAGCGGAAGCTCGAGGACGATTTCGATACGTTCACCACCACTAAGGCGTCCGACCTCTCGCAGCCGCTCTTGGATGCACAAATCCCCTTCAAAATCCACATTGTGAAGGATCATGATATGAAGGAGCGGCTCTGCTTGGAGGTGGAGAGGCTTGGGCTGAGTGCCTTGATTATGGGGAGCCGGGGATTCGGTGCCACCAAGAGAGGAAGCGACGGGAGGCTCGGGAGCGTCAGCGATTACTGCGTGAGGCACTGCGTCTGTCCTGTTGTTGTTGTGAGATATCCTGATGAGAAGGATAACGCTGGAGGGGGAGAGGAGCCTGTCGTGTCGGTTGCTTCTGCTGCCGAGGATGAGGATGAGCCTGAGTATCATGATGCGTCCGATGGTAGAAAAG ATTCCTAA